The following proteins are co-located in the Pyxicephalus adspersus chromosome Z, UCB_Pads_2.0, whole genome shotgun sequence genome:
- the DNLZ gene encoding DNL-type zinc finger protein, translating to MQATRCWRLVPTLRIARGFRPSHAPIPGTRGATGAWQSLYVPGKAPLHTSALRYSDCKVGGAPASHYQLIYTCRVCSTRSMKKISKLAYHNGVVIVKCPGCKNHHIIADNLGWFSDLEGKRNIEEILAAKGEKVHRVVGEDALELLVENNTREASDQPEDNKMASLSHPEQKSVT from the exons ATGCAAGCTACACGCTGTTGGCGGCTGGTCCCCACGTTGAGGATTGCGCGTGGGTTTAGACCGAGTCATGCACCAATCCCAGGGACCAGAGGGGCCACAGGCGCCTGGCAATCATTGTATGTGCCTGGGAAAGCTCCGCTCCACACATCTGCTCTGCGCTACAGTGACTGTAAAGTGGGCGGAGCTCCGGCCAGCCACTACCAACTCATCTATACCTGTCGG gTTTGCTCAACGAGGTCCATGAAAAAAATCTCGAAGTTGGCATATCACAATGGAGTAGTGATCGTGAAATGCCCCGGCTGCAAGAACCACCACATCATCGCTGACAACCTGGGCTGGTTCTCCGACCTTGAGGGGAAAAG GAATATTGAAGAAATCTTGGCAGCCAAAGGGGAAAAGGTTCATCGTGTGGTGGGCGAAGATGCTTTGGAGCTACTGGTTGAGAACAACACGAGAGAAGCTTCAGATCAGCCTGAGGACAACAAAATGGCATCTCTTTCACACCCAGAACAGAAGTCTGTCACATGA